The DNA segment CGGCGATTCGGGTCGCGGCTCGTGGCCAGTCTTGGTCGTCGTCGGGGATGTCGTCCCTGCGGTCGTCGTCTCGGCGTCGCGCTCGGTCGTTTTCGTCGACCCGGTCGTCGCGGTGCTGTCGGTCGGCGCGTCGCGGCCAGCGCAACCGGCGAGGCTCGACGCGACGGCGGCGCTCACGAGGAACCGTCTGCGGGTCGAGGAGACCGGCTTCTCTTCGGGGGAGGGCATGGGCGTGGCTGTCGCCCGGGGTCGGTATAAGTCTTCTATCTAAACGGTTCGCTCCCCCGCGCTATCGTCCTGGCACGGTTCACTCGGCGCCGGCCGCGCTCGCGGCGCTCCTATCCGCGCTCTTCGAGAATCCGGTCGATGATGCGGCCCGTCGAGAGCAGTTCGCCCTCGTAGGCGGGTTCCCGGGGGCCGGCGCGCCGGACCTCGCACTCGATGCCCCTGCGGGTGAGTTCGTCCTCGATGGCGGCCTCGTCGTGGTGTTGGTCGTGGCCGAGGACGATGTAGTCGGGTTCGAGTTCCTCGATGGGCACGAAGATGTCCTCGGGGTGGCCGACGACGGCCTCGTCGACCATCTCCAGGGCCGCGACCACGTCGCGGCGCTGGCGGTTCGGCAGAATCGGGGGTTGCTTGTGGGTGACGTTCTCGCGGCGGGCGACGATGACGGTGAGTCGGTCGCCCATCGCCGCGGCGTCCCGGAGGTAGTGGAGGTGTCCGGGGTGGAGCAAGTCGAAGGTTCCCTGTGCGATGACGTGGGTCATTTGGTGTCCTCGTCGTAGTCTCGTTCGCGGTCGTATTCGTAGCCCATTTCGGCGTCGATGTCGGCCTGCGTGAAGTCGAAGAACGACTCGCCCTCCGGGAGCGAGACGTCGAGCACGTCTAGATCGCGGGGCTGTCCGTCGTTGTCGAACGCCCGCCAGTCGTCGCGCTCGTAGGGGTAGCCGATGATGATGTGGACCTTCCCGCGGCCGAACGTCGCGAGGTCGGCGTCGCTCGGTTGCAACACGCCGTTGGGGTGGGAGTGGACCGACCCGACGCCCCGCGAGTCGTTGGGAATCTGGCTGGTCTTGACGGTGGCGCTCACGCTGTTGGACTCGGTCCCGGGGATGACCAGCACGTCGGTGATGACCGTGCCGTCACGTTCGAGTCCGAGGCTCCGGGCGTCCTCGCCGCGGAGGAAGCCCATGTACTCGTGGGGATGGGAGTCTTCCGACGCTTCGAGCGCGAACTGGAGGGCCTCCTCGGCGATGCCGAGGATTTCGCTCGACCTGAACAACCGCATACTGATGAGTCCGGCCGGGCGCGTTCTAAACGTTGCGAACGTCGCGTCGAACCGTGCGAGAAGTTGTCCCTCGTAACGGAACAAATTCGTCCTTCGCGCGCACTCTTAGCGCGCCCCCGTGGCGCGGTGCGGTGGCTATGCGGTCCGGGTGGATGAAAGGGGCCGCTCGGTCGCGCCCGAAGGGTGTGGTCGTCTCAGCGCGGCCACTATCTCGGGCGCGACATCGCCGCGCCCGAGATATCCCGCTGAGCGAACGCAAGCGGGCAGAGGCTTTCGAGGCAGTTTTCACTGCGGTCGCTCCGACCTGTGGCGAGCAGATGGATGACGAGGCCGCAACACTCGAGACGAATTCGGCGGTTCGTGGGTCGAACGTAATCGCTCACTCCCTCCATCTTCGAACCTCCACTTCCCACGAACCCACTTGCAAACCGTTAAAAACGGCCGCGCCGAAATCACGCCTAACAATGACTTCGTCTACCGACGACCCCGAGCAGGGGTCCGTCGTCGTCTACGACCTCGACCCCGATTGCACGGTCGAGGACGTCGAAGCGGGCAACTACTACCACGCGACCGTCAACGGCGTGGTCGACTACGGCGTGTTCGTCGACCTCTCGGACTCCGTCTCGGGACTCGTCCACGAGTCGACCTACGACGGGAGCTACGCGGTCGGCGACGAGTTCGTCGTCGAACTCACCGAGATTCTGGAGAACGGCGACCTGAGCTTCGAACCGTACGAGGGCGACTACGAGACCGAGTCGGTCGCCCACGACTACGACATCACGGACGCCGGCGACCTGCCCGACCGCGTGGGCGACACCGTCCACCTCGAAGGCGAGATCGTCCAGATCAAACAGACCGGCGGCCCGACCATCTTCCACGTCAGCGACGAGACGGGCGTCGTCCCCTGCGCCGCCTTCGAGGAGGCCGGCGTCCGGGCCTACCCCGAGGTCGAGATCGACGACGTGGTCCGGGTCACCGGGATGGTCGAGGAGCGCGACAACTCCCTTCAGGTCGAGGTCGAGAAACTCGACGTGCTCGAAGGCGAGGAGGCCGACGAGGTCCAGGACCGACTCACCGCCGCGCTCGAAGAGCGCGCGGAACCCCACGACGTCGAACCGCTCGTCGAGTGGCCCGCGCTGACCCAGCTATTCCCCGACCTGAAGGAGGTCGCCAAGCACCTCCGGCGCAACGTGCTGGAGAGCCGGCCGATTCGGATGCGCCACCACGCCGACGGCGACGGGATGTGCGCCTCGATTCCGGTCCAACTCGCCCTGGAGAAGTTCATCGAGGAGACCCACCAGAACCCCGCCGCCAAGCGCCACCTGTTCAAGCGCCTGCCGAGCAAGGCACCGTTCTACGAGATGGAGGACGTCACCCGCGACCTGAACTTCGCGCTCGAAGATCAGGCGCGCCACGGCCAGAGGCTCCCGATGTTGCTGATGCTCGACAACGGGAGCACCGCCGAGGACGTGCCCGCGTACAAGAACCTCGCCCACTACGACATCCCCATCGTGGTCGTCGACCACCACCACCCCGATCCGGAGGCGGTCGAACCGTTCGTCGACGCCCACGTCAACCCCTACCTCCACGACGAGGACTACCGCATCACCACGGGGATGATGTGCGTCGAACTCGCCCGGATGATCTGGCCCGACATCACCGACGAACTCCGCCACGTCCCCGCGGTCGCGGGGCTGTGCGACCGCTCGAAGGCCGACGAGATGGCCGACTACGTCGAACTCGCCGAGTCGGAGGGCTACGAGGAGTCGACCCTGCGCGACATCGGCGAGGCACTCGACTACGAGGCGTTCTGGCTGAAGTACGACGACGGCCGTAGCCTCATCAACGACGTGCTCAACGTCGGCAGCGACGACGAGGAGCGTCACCGCGAACTCGTCTCGTTCCTCGCCGACCGCGCCGCGTCCGACGTCGAGGAGCAACTCGACGCCGCGATGCCCCACGTCGAACACGAGCGCCTGGAGAGCGACGCCCACCTCTACCGCATCGACGTGGAGAACCACGCCCACCGCTTCACCTACCCCGCGCCGGGCAAGACGACCGGCGAGATCCACGACCGGAAGGTCCAGCAGACCGGCGAACCCGTCATCACCATCGGCTACGGTCCGGACTTCGCGGTCCTGCGGAGCGACGGCGTGCGCCTCGACATCCCCGAGATGGTTTCGGAACTCAACGAGGAGATCGTCGGCGGCGGCGTCTCCGGTGGCGGCCACCTCGTGGTCGGCTCCATCAAGTTCGTCCCCGGCATGCGCGAGCAGGTTCTCGACGCGCTGGTCGAGAAGATGGCCGACGCCGAGATAGACGAACAGCTCCAGA comes from the Halorussus vallis genome and includes:
- a CDS encoding FAD synthase, which encodes MTHVIAQGTFDLLHPGHLHYLRDAAAMGDRLTVIVARRENVTHKQPPILPNRQRRDVVAALEMVDEAVVGHPEDIFVPIEELEPDYIVLGHDQHHDEAAIEDELTRRGIECEVRRAGPREPAYEGELLSTGRIIDRILEERG
- a CDS encoding Mov34/MPN/PAD-1 family protein, whose protein sequence is MRLFRSSEILGIAEEALQFALEASEDSHPHEYMGFLRGEDARSLGLERDGTVITDVLVIPGTESNSVSATVKTSQIPNDSRGVGSVHSHPNGVLQPSDADLATFGRGKVHIIIGYPYERDDWRAFDNDGQPRDLDVLDVSLPEGESFFDFTQADIDAEMGYEYDRERDYDEDTK
- a CDS encoding DHH family phosphoesterase; amino-acid sequence: MTSSTDDPEQGSVVVYDLDPDCTVEDVEAGNYYHATVNGVVDYGVFVDLSDSVSGLVHESTYDGSYAVGDEFVVELTEILENGDLSFEPYEGDYETESVAHDYDITDAGDLPDRVGDTVHLEGEIVQIKQTGGPTIFHVSDETGVVPCAAFEEAGVRAYPEVEIDDVVRVTGMVEERDNSLQVEVEKLDVLEGEEADEVQDRLTAALEERAEPHDVEPLVEWPALTQLFPDLKEVAKHLRRNVLESRPIRMRHHADGDGMCASIPVQLALEKFIEETHQNPAAKRHLFKRLPSKAPFYEMEDVTRDLNFALEDQARHGQRLPMLLMLDNGSTAEDVPAYKNLAHYDIPIVVVDHHHPDPEAVEPFVDAHVNPYLHDEDYRITTGMMCVELARMIWPDITDELRHVPAVAGLCDRSKADEMADYVELAESEGYEESTLRDIGEALDYEAFWLKYDDGRSLINDVLNVGSDDEERHRELVSFLADRAASDVEEQLDAAMPHVEHERLESDAHLYRIDVENHAHRFTYPAPGKTTGEIHDRKVQQTGEPVITIGYGPDFAVLRSDGVRLDIPEMVSELNEEIVGGGVSGGGHLVVGSIKFVPGMREQVLDALVEKMADAEIDEQLQSTTVGHERDD